One window of Diabrotica undecimpunctata isolate CICGRU chromosome 8, icDiaUnde3, whole genome shotgun sequence genomic DNA carries:
- the LOC140449148 gene encoding uncharacterized protein encodes MEEVIHELKNANMDIVVLTETKKKGTGTETVNNYTHIFSGIPKHQRAKRGVSVMVHKKFKHKITDFETIDENIIRVNININQTPVTILGVYAISDDESIAAKDEFFEKLNDIITNIGKSRELIILGDLNSRVGQRINSEVIGPYGEINLNDNGERLIQVCQSHTLRIMNGFYKHKDIHKYTWVQHTRNLKSIIDYVIVKQSTTLKVNDVRVLRGPTCGSDHYIVRTKMVFPFKSNKDNNVNEEPQQTEVITNKRYNLNSLINESTRNLYQHRLDEKLLHNIEDQSVEQIYENITSSIKEAAEEAIGLKTNSASKKLWWNQEIEELKFVCYIHACVIIICAQDAT; translated from the exons ATGGAAGAAGTTATTCATGAACTGAAAAACGCCAACATGGATATAGTAGTCTTGACGGAGACTAAGAAAAAAGGAACTGGCACAGAAACTGTAAATAACTATACACACATATTCAGTGGCATCCCAAAACACCAAAGAGCAAAGAGAGGAGTCTCTGTAATGGTACACAAAAAATTCAAACACAAAATAACTGATTTCGAGACAATCGACGAAAACATCATACGtgttaatatcaacataaatcaaACGCCAGTGACAATTCTTGGAGTCTACGCCATCTCAGATGACGAATCAATTGCTGCTAAGGACGagtttttcgaaaaattgaaCGACATAATCACCAACATAGGAAAGTCACGAGAACTGATAATACTGGGAGATCTGAATAGCCGGGTGGGTCAAAGAATAAACAGTGAGGTGATCGGTCCCTACGGTGAAATAAACCTGAATGACAATGGAGAAAGGCTGATCCAAGTGTGTCAGAGTCATACTCTGAGAATAATGAACGGCTTCTATAAACACAAGGATATTCACAAATACACATGGGTACAACATACAAGGAATCTAAAATCGATCATTGACTATGTAATAGTCAAACAAAGCACTACCTTAAAAGTGAATGATGTAAGAGTACTTAGAGGACCGACGTGTGGTTCCGACCACTATATAGTTAGGACAAAAATGGTATTTCCTTTTAAATCTAACAAGGACAATAACGTTAATGAGGAACCTCAACAAACAGAAGTGATAACGAACAAACGATATAACTTAAACAGCCTTATCAACGAAAGCACAAGAAACCTATACCAACACAGATTAGACGAAAAGTTGCTACATAATATAGAAGACCAGTCAGTAGAACAAATTTACGAAAACATAACGAGTAGCATCAAAGAAGCAGCAGAGGAGGCCATTGGACTAAAAACTAATTCCGCTAGTAAAAAACTTTGGTGGaatcaagaaattgaagaacta AAGTTCGTGTGCTACATTCACGCTTGTGTAATAATTATCTGTGCACAAGACGCGACCTGA